The proteins below come from a single Aspergillus oryzae RIB40 DNA, chromosome 5 genomic window:
- a CDS encoding uncharacterized protein (predicted protein) — MPGTPLPREQISSQYLEEDVSNRLVAASSVILVVTTILLALRLYVRSLPNVKTGLEDILLLPAYLLSLASCICGYLAVTHGGAGRHVKALMVKDPNIVIVRGKLLYSLSWVSAYSNCFSRLSVLVLLYTIFTPGVARKCTVLLMVYMVLFLISQTIAGAMECRPLAYFWDRTGDGTCIDLFLFFKLSGILNIVGDVAIMVLPAHTVWNLQASIAKRVAISFVFLSGSIGLIASCFRTASFFTSQEQSTTDPTWADVELMSWTIVESGMYMTAACTMRLRPLLRKLPGWFKQFKTTHESGVTVERTFTIEDGKGYEMNFYAKQGHIPLKSFDRDLNRTSIQGLQRPAVNR; from the exons ATGCCTGGCACACCATTACCAAGAGAACAAATCTCGTCCCAGTATCTAGAAGAAGATGTCTCGAATCGACTCGTCGCAGCGTCGTCGGTCATCTTGGTGGTTACAACCATACTGTTGGCTCTTCGTCTTTATGTCCGCAGTCTGCCGAATGTGAAGACTGGCCTCGAAGATATCCTGCTGCTCCCGGCATATCTCCTGTCCTTAGCATCCTGTATTTGTGGCTATC TCGCAGTCACCCATGGCGGTGCCGGTCGCCATGTTAAGGCACTAATGGTTAAAGACCCGAATATCGTAATTGTACGAGGGAAACTGCTCTACTCACTCAGCTGGGTCTCGGCATACTCCAACTGCTTCTCGCGACTCTCGGTCTTGGTCCTACTCTATACTATCTTTACGCCAGGTGTTGCTCGAAAATGCACCGTTCTTCTGATGGTATACAtggtcctcttcctcatctcaCAGACAATTGCCGGTGCCATGGAATGCAGGCCACTCGCATATTTCTGGGATCGTACGGGCGACGGAACATGcatcgatctcttcctgttcttcaAGTTGAGCGGGATTTTAAATATAGTCGGCGACGTTGCCATTATGGTACTCCCCGCGCACACGGTCTGGAATCTTCAGGCATCAATCGCCAAGAGAGTGGCTAtttcatttgtctttctctctgggAGCAT AGGCTTGATTGCGTCCTGCTTCCGAaccgcttccttcttcacgtCGCAAGAACAGTCTACCACAGATCCTACGT GGGCGGATGTTGAGTTGATGAGTTGGACAATAGTTGAAAGCGGCATGTATATGACCGCTGCGTGCACCATGCGCCTGCGTCCACTACTGCGAAAACTACCTGGGTGGTTTAAACAGTTCAAGACAACTCACGAAAGTGGCGTGACAGTTGAGAGAACTTTCACTATAGAGGATGGGAAAGGGTATGAGATGAACTTCTACGCGAAGCAAGGACATATCCCACTCAAATCGTTTGATAGAGATCTTAACCGGACAAGTATCCAAGGCCTACAGCGGCCGGCAGTAAATAGGTAA
- a CDS encoding uncharacterized protein (predicted protein), which translates to MAPVLGGRRIIASSSTRLFQLRRRLSPYIGLKNHISTAIATEPKDTTFFADESYVDSQFWENAVGTALKTLMGGAEYEAATLQKHLRFVSQSVAPALGARPIQGQTPRWKSFMTDDYSPLEYSWSWDGERPTIRYSFEPIGPLAGTEWDPYNHQAPIAFVDHLRRQLPAADWQWFTHFARAFNQDTSAKVAAENYGSSPSSVFIGFDLGRDGRQMCKMYLVPVKAEQTDQSRLAVLDDAVRTLPQFSDLSAYPPLQGFLRHQEEIGTPAHLIGVAVDCVDPSASKLKIYFRSSSTSFASVKNTLTAGGSVSSWDDSALEQLRELWSLVLGLPADFPCSQELPSKSHETSGVLYNFDIKLGNQQPETKVYIPVRHYGQSDHAIAVGLVEFLQRRGGHSPYHDRFLKALEQYASFRSLDQGCGVQTYIACAFKRGQLSLTSYLSAEIYHPGRWEGQGAETI; encoded by the exons ATGGCACCTGTTCTAGGGGGGAGAAGAATCATCGCTTCCAGCTCAACCAGGCTGTTTCAACTTCGCCGTCGGTTGAGCCCTTACATCGGTCTG AAGAACCACATATCCACGGCGATTGCCACAGAGCCGAAGGACACAACGTTCTTTGCCGACGAGTCATATGTCGATTCGCAGTTCTGGGAAAATGCCGTGGGAACTGCACTGAAGACGCTCATGGGAGGCGCTGAATATGAGGCTGCCACGCTACAAAAACACCTCCGTTTCGTCTCCCAAAGCGTTGCACCTGCCTTAGGTGCACGTCCTATCCAAGGCCAGACGCCTCGGTGGAAAAGCTTCATGACAGATGATTATTCTCCACTGGAATACAGTTGGAGCTGGGACGGGGAACGACCAACCATCCGATATAGTTTTGAGCCAATCGGCCCTCTGGCAGGGACGGAATGGGACCCATATAACCATCAGGCTCCGATAGCATTTGTCGATCACCTCCGGCGCCAACTGCCCGCCGCCGATTGGCAATGGTTCACCCACTTCGCCCGTGCTTTTAACCAGGACACTTCCGCCAAGGTAGCGGCCGAAAATTATGGGTCCAGTCCCTCCTCGGTTTTCATTGGTTTCGACCTCGGACGAGATGGCCGTCAGATGTGCAAAATGTATTTAGTCCCGGTAAAAGCGGAACAGACTGATCAGTCACGATTGGCTGTTCTCGACGACGCCGTTCGAACGCTACCACAGTTCTCCGATTTGTCGGCTTATCCCCCGCTGCAGGGCTTCCTGCGACATCAAGAGGAGATTGGCACTCCCGCTCATCTTATTGGCGTCGCGGTCGACTGTGTGGATCCATCCGCTTCCAAGCTAAAGATTTACTTTCGGAGTTCCTCGACCAGCTTTGCAAGCGTCAAAAATACACTGACCGCGGGTGGAAGCGTATCGTCCTGGGACGATAGTGCCCTGGAGCAACTGCGGGAGCTATGGTCTCTCGTCCTTGGTCTCCCTGCGGATTTCCCATGTAGCCAGGAGTTACCGTCGAAATCACATGAGACTTCGGGGGTGCTCTATAATTTTGATATCAAGCTGGGCAATCAACAGCCTGAAACCAAGGTATACATTCCTGTACGCCATTACGGCCAAAGTGATCATGCGATTGCCGTGGGTCTGGTGGAGTTTCTGCAACGTCGCGGTGGACACTCCCCGTACCATGATCGCTTCCTCAAGGCTTTGGAGCAATACGCCTCGTTTCGCTCGTTAGACCAGGGGTGTGGAGTCCAGACTTACATTGCCTGTGCATTCAAGCGAGGTCAACTCAGCTTAACGTCTTATCTTTCGGCGGAAATCTACCACCCTGGTCGCTGGGAGGGTCAAGGGGCGGAAACAATCTAG
- a CDS encoding glutamine--tRNA ligase (Glutaminyl-tRNA synthetase), which produces MADAVAEGVAKLQLDPETGEMVSKGELKKRMQKRAKKASKAAAKENQPSKPETKAATPPKSAEPTLDPDAMFKQGFLAEVYNLRPSPNVRTRFPPEPNGYLHLGHAKAIAINFGFARYHGGVTMLRFDDTNPDAEEEKYFHAIEDIVRWLGFTPHEVTYSSDNFQRLYDLAEKLIQQGNAYVCHCGEADLKLQRGGEDGKSPRFHCAHASQDVETNLTKFRDMRDGKYEPQTAFLRMRQELLTNGNPQMWDIVAYRIPKNRTPHIRTGTKWCIYPSYDFAHCLCDSFEGITHSLCTTEFVTARESYEWLNKTLGVYEPMQREYGRLNVSGTVMSKRVLRELVEKGHVRGWDDPRLYTLIGIRRRGVPPGAILSFINELGVTTSLSTIQITRFEQSVRRYLETSVPRLMLVLDPVRVVIQDLGDLEGQELVLPFSPKQPEFGSYKLKMTSTVYIDQSDFREVSSKDFFRLSPGQTVGLLQVPHPIKAVSFSKDPATGKVTEIQAVLVKDAPKPKAYIQWVPEGSRKVTVRIHNPLFKSENPMAAEGGFLNDINPDSETVYSEALVNSGFDEVRRRAPWPQAEGEKTQSGPEGVRFQAMRVAYFAMDSDSTEDSVVLNRIVALKEDAKKEAAS; this is translated from the exons ATGGCCGACGCCGTCGCAGAGGGAGTTGCCAAGCTCCAGCTCGACCCGGAGACGGGCGAGATGGTGTCTAAGGGCGAGCTCAAGAAACGAATGCAAAAGCGAGCCAAGAAGGCCTCCAAGGCGGCTGCGAAAGAGAACCAGCCAAGCAAGCCAGAGACAAAGGCTGCTACACCTCCTAAATCGGCCGAACCCACCCTCGATCCGGATGCTATGTTCAAGCAGGGCTTCCTCGCTGAAGTCTACAACTTGAGACCTTCGCCAAACGTCAGAACCAGATTTCCTCCCGAGCCCAATGGCTACCTCCATCTCGGCCACGCTAAGGCCATTGCGATTAACTTCGGCTTTGCGCGGTACCACGGCGGTGTGACTATGCTTCGCTTCGACGACACGAACCCGGAtgccgaggaggagaagtaCTTCCATGCGATCGAAGATATAGTTCGCTGGCTTG GATTTACTCCTCATGAGGTTACCTACTCGAGTGACAACTTCCAGCGCTTATATGACCTTGCCGAGAAGTTGATTCAGCAGGGCAATGCCTACGTCTGTCACTGCGGTGAGGCTGATCTTAAATTGCAACGTGGAGGTGAAGATGGCAAATCGCCACGGTTCCACTGCGCCCATGCCTCTCAGGATGTGGAAACCAACCTTACCAAATTCCGTGATATGCGTGATGGGAAATACGAGCCTCAGACAGCCTTTTTGCGGATGCGCCAGGAGCTCCTCACGAACGGAAACCCCCAAATGTGGGATATTGTCGCCTACCGTATCCCTAAGAACCGTACCCCCCATATCCGTACTGGCACGAAGTGGTGTATCTATCCATCCTACGACTTCGCTCA CTGTCTCTGCGATAGTTTCGAAGGGATCACCCACAGTCTTTGCACAACAGAGTTTGTTACTGCCCGTGAGAGCTACGAATGGCTGAACAAAACGCTTGGTGTTTATGAGCCTATGCAGCGCGAATATG GCCGTTTGAATGTTAGCGGTACTGTCATGAGTAAACGAGTTCTGAGAGAACTTGTTGAAAAGGGCCATGTGCGCGGCTGGGATGATCCTCGTCTTTATACCTTGATTGGTATTCGCCGGCGAGGTGTACCTCCTGGTGctatcctttctttcatcaACGAGCTAGGTGTGACCACGTCACTCAGCACCATCCAGATCACACGATTCGAACAGTCGGTTCGCCGTTATCTCGAAACATCGGTCCCTCGCCTCATGTTAGTCCTAGACCCTGTTCGCGTCGTGATTCAAGACCTCGGCGATCTAGAAGGACAAGAGCTAGTATTACCATTTTCGCCAAAGCAGCCTGAGTTTGGCTCCTATAAGTTGAAGATGACGTCGACTGTTTATATCGACCAGTCCGATTTCCGGGAAGTTTCTTCCAAGGATTTCTTCCGCCTGTCGCCAGGTCAGACCGTCGGTCTGCTCCAGGTGCCCCATCCTATCAAGGcagtttctttctccaaggaCCCGGCTACCGGCAAGGTAACAGAGATTCAAGCCGTCTTGGTAAAAGACGCCCCGAAGCCGAAAGCATATATCCAGTGGGTTCCGGAAGGCTCTCGCAAGGTCACCGTTCGGATTCATAACCCGCTCTTCAAGTCCGAAAACCCCATGGCCGCGGAAGGTGGATTCCTCAACGACATCAATCCCGACAGTGAGACGGTTTACTCTGAGGCCCTTGTAAACTCTGGATTTGACGAGGTTCGCCGTCGTGCTCCTTGGCCGCAGGCCGAGGGCGAAAAGACTCAGTCTGGGCCAGAAGGTGTCCGGTTCCAAGCCATGCGCGTTGCATACTTT GCGATGGACTCGGATAGTACTGAAGACTCAGTTGTGCTTAACCGGATCGTGGCGCTCAAGGAAGATgccaagaaggaagccgCGAGCTAA
- a CDS encoding putative AMP-binding enzyme (predicted protein) yields the protein MAGPVDAILQKAPHVECITVPGVEEFLRGDAALPVLYGKTWDEGKDDPWLVFHTSGTTGNPKPITYTHRMMAGADIAASLPDIEETHIHQYAQRRWYTPLPSLHFVGMLMSLAMTGFVNMTSVIGPPAPPTPKLLIDIFRYGRIDGALLMPALIDQLCLLPEGIEALRELKYIHYAGAPLSAKSGNLLAPYTQVVPCVGSTEAGGYFTTIHQNKDAWDYLSFQKHSGAEFQHRMNDLHELVFVRRPECAMQQIFQVYPDRESFGTDDLWIEHPVHKGLWKIIGRSDDYVYLAHGDGLHASLLEPEIIAHPSVKSAIIGGHGQISPVLLVDLNPGVELNNEALRESLKPYIEKVNAHCHDCVKLSSERLIFATKDKPFILTVKGSVARLQTLALYEREIASLFA from the exons ATGGCTGGTCCTGTAGATGCTATTCTACAAAAGGCACCGCATGTTGAATGTATCACGGTACCAGGAGTTGAGGAGTTTCTTCGTGGTGATGCAGCATTACCAGTTCTTTATGGTAAGACATGGGATGAGGGGAAAGACGATCCCTGGCTGGTGTTTCACACCTCGGGCACAACAG GAAACCCCAAGCCAATCACCTATACACATCGAATGATGGCTGGTGCCGATATCGCGGCCTCTTTGCCGGACATTGAAGAAACTCATATTCATCAATATGCCCAGCGAAGGTGGTACACCCCCTTGCCCTCGCTCCAT TTCGTTGGCATGTTGATGAGTCTTGCCATGACTGGGTTCGTGAATATGACATCCGTTATTGggcctccagctcctcccacTCCCAAACTACTTATCGACATTTTCCGCTACGGCCGGATAGACGGTGCACTTCTCATGCCCGCTCTAATTGACCAACTCTGCCTCCTTCCTGAAGGTATTGAAGCGCTACGCGAGCTAAAATACATCCACTATGCTGGAGCTCCCCTCTCAGCTAAATCAGGAAATTTACTTGCACCTTACACTCAAGTTGTCCCCTGTGTCGGCAGCACCGAAGCAGGCGGGTACTTTACAACTATCCATCAGAACAAGGATGCATGGGATTACCtctctttccagaagcattCCGGGGCAGAATTCCAACACCGCATGAACGACCTGCATGAGCTCGTATTTGTACGTCGTCCCGAATGCGCAATGCAGCAGATCTTCCAAGTCTATCCAGATCGAGAATCCTTCGGAACAGATGATCTATGGATCGAACATCCGGTGCACAAAGGGCTATGGAAGATTATCGGCCGCAGCGATGACTATGTATATCTAGCCCATGGTGACGGACTACATGCTTCGCTTCTGGAACCAGAGATCATCGCTCATCCTAGCGTGAAGTCGGCGATAATCGGAGGACATGGGCAGATCTCACCGGTTCTTCTGGTAGACTTGAACCCTGGGGTGGAGTTGAACAATGAGGCTTTGAGGGAAAGTCTAAAGCCCTATATTGAGAAGGTCAATGCACATTGTCATGACTGTGTGAAGCTCTCTTCGGAGCGGTTGATCTTCGCCACGAAGGACAAGCCATTCATCTTGACGGTTAAAGGGAGTGTGGCGAGGTTGCAGACCTTGGCTCTCTATGAGAGAGAGATCGCATCTTTGTTTGCTTAG
- a CDS encoding uncharacterized protein (phenylalanine and histidine ammonia-lyase) — MELPSNSRVAVRDTVLPTGGGPDGGSPVLVPKGMMVHLSVYALHHRKDLWGEDADEFRPERWSYEKQTWKYIPFLGGPRNCVGSNVSIDPASYESINQSQAAIAKSLSKGDVIYGVNTGFGGSADIRANDVLALQRVLTRELSYGVLPPGARDPRPPSDRQKSAYQAFDLSLEHAAESQHLPLPWVRAAVLLRLNSLVKGHSGVRPVIVDRLRDLLVKNIIPMVPMRGSISASGDLSPIAYISGVLQGKPTIRVFRPGIGRDVYADEALAEAGVAPISLTAKEGLAIVNGTAMSAACATLVLHDTHQLAMLSQILTAMTVEALLGSPESFDPFFAEVRPHPGQIESSRNIRVFLRGSRLALQKDGKDGSLRQDRYSIRTAAQWIGPVLEDLLLAHQQISIECNSATDNPLVNGDGQFLHGGNFQAKAVTSSMEKSRQAIQAIGRMLFTQCQEMINPATSWGLPPNLVADEPSQSGIFKAIDIYISALTSELGFLAGPVNHVYNAELGNQSLNSLALISGRYTATAVRVLTELVAAHLLSACQALDLRAMQLQFLDGVKTEFFARVVSMVEKQSPNTTDASKNLPATLWAHLQKGLEQTVSMDSIDRFPHIVKTMRVPILDCLPFQNVVLQEMQSFIDQLGPWLHEAWCTNREAYLVHGDASPVLGDGSKKMYHFVRKTLGVPMLCTKRILTPTAEAMAAGQVEEAPTVGGYTSLIYRAIQRGEFLPVIQELLEECLAKEELER, encoded by the exons ATGGAACTC CCCTCCAACTCCCGTGTTGCTGTACGCGATACCGTTCTCCCTACGGGCGGTGGCCCAGATGGAGGTTCGCCGGTGTTGGTACCAAAAGGCATGATGGTTCACCTTTCAGTGTATGCCCTTCACCACCGAAAGGACCTCTGGGGTGAGGATGCGGATGAGTTCCGTCCAGAACGATGGTCCTATGAAAAACAAACTTGG AAATATATCCCATTCCTCGGAGGTCCCCGCAACTGTGTAGGCA GCAATGTGAGTATAGATCCTGCTTCTTAcgaatcaatcaatcaaagccAGGCTGCCATTGCCAAGAGCCTTTCCAAAGGCGATGTTATCTACG GAGTGAATACTGGATTTGGAGGCTCTGCGGATATCCGCGCAAACGACGTCTTAGCACTCCAGCGCGTCTTAACCCGCGAGCTGAGCTATGGCGTCTTACCCCCGGGTGCGCGTGATCCTCGCCCTCCGTCCGACCGCCAGAAGTCCGCATATCAGGCGTTTGACCTGAGTCTCGAACATGCAGCCGAGTCTCAGCACCTGCCCCTTCCCTGGGTGCGCGCTGCGGTCTTACTGCGTCTGAACTCGCTGGTCAAAGGCCATTCGGGCGTGAGGCCTGTTATCGTGGACCGTCTACGGGATCTTCTAGTGAAGAATATTATCCCTATGGTTCCCATGCGTGGGAGTATCTCAGCCTCTGGGGATTTGAGTCCTATCGCTTATATCAGCGGCGTACTTCAGGGAAAGCCCACAATTCGGGTTTTCCGTCCAGGCATTGGACGAGATGTATATGCTGACGAGGCTCTTGCGGAAGCGGGTGTAGCGCCGATATCCTTGACGGCAAAAGAGGGTCTGGCTATTGTCAATGGGACGGCAATGTCGGCGGCTTGCGCCACCCTCGTGCTGCACGACACACATCAGCTGGCCATGTTAAGTCAGATCCTGACAGCAATGACAGTGGAAGCACTACTGGGCTCACCGGAGAGTTTCGACCCCTTCTTCGCCGAGGTGCGTCCGCATCCAGGACAGATCGAGAGCTCACGAAACATCCGTGTGTTCCTGCGTGGGTCTCGCCTCGCACTACAGAAGGACGGCAAGGACGGTTCGCTCCGCCAGGATCGATATTCAATCCGCACCGCGGCGCAATGGATTGGCCCCGTGCTCGAAGACTTGCTATTAGCACACCAGCAAATCAGCATCGAGTGCAACTCAGCCACAGATAACCCCCTAGTTAACGGCGACGGACAGTTCCTGCATGGAGGTAATTTCCAGGCCAAGGCCGTCACTTCTTCCATGGAGAAGAGTCGCCAGGCCATCCAAGCGATCGGTCGCATGCTTTTCACACAGTGCCAGGAGATGATCAATCCCGCGACCAGCTGGGGTCTGCCGCCGAACTTGGTTGCGGATGAACCCAGTCAATCGGGTATCTTCAAGGCCATTGACATTTACATCTCGGCCTTGACCTCCGAGTTGGGGTTCCTAGCGGGTCCCGTTAATCATGTGTACAATGCTGAGTTGGGTAACCAGTCATTGAACTCACTGGCTCTGATCTCTGGTCGATACACTGCGACAGCCGTGAGGGTGCTTACGGAGCTTGTGGCGGCGCATCTCCTCTCCGCATGTCAGGCACTAGATCTTCGTGCCATGCAGTTACAATTTTTAGACGGAGTCAAGACCGAGTTCTTCGCTCGGGTTGTCTCAATGGTGGAAAAGCAGAGCCCAAACACCACAGACGCCAGCAAGAACCTCCCAGCCACACTATGGGCCCATCTCCAGAAAGGACTAGAACAGACCGTCTCAATGGACAGTATAGACCGGTTCCCTCACATAGTCAAGACCATGCGCGTGCCCATCTTGGATTGTTTGCCCTTTCAAAATGTCGTTCTTCAAGAAATGCAGTCGTTCATTGACCAGCTCGGTCCCTGGCTCCACGAAGCTTGGTGTACCAACCGGGAGGCCTATTTGGTTCATGGCGATGCTAGCCCCGTGTTGGGAGACGGGTCTAAGAAGATGTATCACTTCGTTCGGAAGACTCTTGGGGTGCCGATGTTGTGTACAAAGAGGATATTGACGCCCACTGCGgaggccatggctgctgggcaggtggaggaggcaccTACGGTGGGCGGATACACAAGTCTTATCTATCGGGCAATTCAACGAGGTGAATTTTTGCCGGTTATTcaggagctgctggaggaGTGTTTAgcgaaggaagagctggagcGATAG